In the Acetobacterium sp. KB-1 genome, CGAATATGACAAAACCGGCAAGGTCCCCCAATACAACTGGGCCTGGGCCGCCAAAACCAGATACCCCCTGAAAATCATCCCCTCCGCCGGTCATAATGCAAATGTTGATAATCCCGTTGTTTTTAATGCGGTAGTTGATGATTTTTTGGATCAATTACCATGAAGCATTATTGTCCCAATAATCTGACACCATTTTGACATGATTAAAGATTATCATAATGGGCATACAATGATTGGAGGTGGTCATCATAGCTAAACCTAAAAAATTCAACCTGCGTCTAATGGTGCAGATCTTTTTCTTTACCCTTATCGCCCTGATTTCGGTTAATAAAACCCTGGCCGCTACAGGAATGGGGATTCCCTTCCTGTCTACGGCTTCTCTTCATGCTCTTTGCCCCTTCGGCGGGGTGGAGACCTTTTTTTCCTTGGTCACAACGGGATTGTTTATTCCAAAAACTCAGATCTCTGCGGTGATTCTGATGGGTCTGGTGTTTCTGCTGGCGCTGCTCTTTGGTCCGGTTTTCTGTGGCTGGGTCTGTCCCTTAGGGGCTTTTCAGGAATGGATCGGAAAAATCGGAAAAAAGCTTTTTAAGAAACGCTATAACCATTTTGTCCCCACAAAGGTGGATAAGGTGTTGCGCTATTTGCGCTATGGAGTGCTGGTCTGGGTACTGACAGTAACGGCAGTCTCTGGCACGCTACTGTTTGCCAATCTCGATCCCTACCACGCATTATTTAAATTCTGGACCGGAACGGTGGCGCTACCAGCCCTTATTCTGCTGGTGTTTATCACCATCGGTTCGTTGTTTGTGGAGCGGCCCTGGTGTAAATATACCTGTCCCTACGGTGCCCTGCTGAGTCTTTTTAACAAGATCCGCATCTTTAAAATTCGCCGGAAAACAGAGACTTGTGTCAGCTGTCAGAAATGTAGCCGCAGCTGTCCGATGAATATTGATGTCTGCCGGAATGAAACAGTCTCCAATCTCAGTTGTATCAGCTGTTATGAATGCACCTCAGACCGGAATTGTCCCAAAGCCGAAACCCTGCTGGTTCAGGCCACCCAAAAAAGCCCCCAGGTTTCCATTGCCGTAGTGGCGATTGTAATGCTGACTGTATTTATCGGTGGAATTGTCGGATCGATGGCTCTGGGCATCTGGAGTTCAAAAACCAACGATCAGGGATCGGGAGGCAAGAACAACGGTAATGGACAGAAAAATAAAGTTGAAATGCAAGAAGAAGTTACCGACTAAGACTGGGGTAGCAGTGAAATTCCACTGCTACCCCGTCCATCCAATCCAGATGCCTTTCTCTTCAGCATCATAAATGCTTTTTGATGTCGCAATTTATCAGCATACAATTGTTCATCAGAACGATCCACCAAATCAGAATTAGGATAATCCCTGTTAGCGAAATATTGTTCATAAGCGTATACGAATTTTATACAAACGTTTACATTTTGTCTATTTACTTTTCTTTGTACTGTGATATAATAGGTTCATATCAAAAATCAACTCAATCATTTTCAGTAATGTGTGATATGAGTCAATGTATCAATCACTTAAAAGCAATTACGATACTGGCAATAAAATCAATGAACCGACCGGAGGTTGAAGGTGAAAATTTGACCCTGATGAAATAAGTTGATTAAGTAGCCGGGCAAGCGATCTGCATCAAGACAGATCTTCCAACTATTAAAAGAGCAATCTTTTTATAGACGGAACCCCTTCAAGTGAGTAATGTTTAAACTGAAAAGTGAAAAAGAAGGTTTTTGATAAAATCAAAAGAAGGA is a window encoding:
- a CDS encoding 4Fe-4S binding protein; its protein translation is MVQIFFFTLIALISVNKTLAATGMGIPFLSTASLHALCPFGGVETFFSLVTTGLFIPKTQISAVILMGLVFLLALLFGPVFCGWVCPLGAFQEWIGKIGKKLFKKRYNHFVPTKVDKVLRYLRYGVLVWVLTVTAVSGTLLFANLDPYHALFKFWTGTVALPALILLVFITIGSLFVERPWCKYTCPYGALLSLFNKIRIFKIRRKTETCVSCQKCSRSCPMNIDVCRNETVSNLSCISCYECTSDRNCPKAETLLVQATQKSPQVSIAVVAIVMLTVFIGGIVGSMALGIWSSKTNDQGSGGKNNGNGQKNKVEMQEEVTD